A segment of the Lolium perenne isolate Kyuss_39 chromosome 3, Kyuss_2.0, whole genome shotgun sequence genome:
tgcttttatGTTCCCCATTTTTTTATTCCTTGTGTTGGTTACTTTTTtcgatttttattttttatttcctTTTTTGCTTTTCTTCTATTTTTTAATTTTATCTTTACATCTTCACATTATTTTTTATTGTTTTCATTTTATTCTTACTTTTTTGTGGATAAATGCATGGATATGTATTTTATAGAGAAACTAACATTTTTTAACATGTGAACCATTTTAAATAAGGTGATCATAGTTTTCGAAATGTTGGACCAATGCATGCTTTTTCTAATCTACATGAACAACTTTTTTAGTATAGGTGATTTGCTTTTGCTTGCAGCAAACAATTGTTTCTTTAACCATTTTGAATAACATGAATGTTTTGTAACAGCCGTGAACATACTTTAAAaatacacacacaatttttgtacTGGACGAAAAAAATTAATTTGTTATATGTgaaaaaatttccatgtttctgaAATAAATATTTGTAATTACTAAGTTTGTACTATAGATATTATTAAATAAACCTTTTATCTAAGTTCAGGATAGAATAAGACACGTTTTAAGGGCCGGACCGGCGCTACGAGCAACCCATAGGGGGCCAACAAAGGTTGGTCGCCCTCATTTCACCTACAGAGCATGTGCTAGGATTTCTTACCTCTCTTCCTACGCCGCCGCCGTCCGTTGAGCACTCATTGTCTGCCACACCGTCATGGCAAGTGATGGAGATAGAGAATTTTGGAACTAGGGTCCATTAATAGATAACAAATATTTATTTCACCGCAAAATTAAGGGTCATCATCGATGTCATGCTTCCTCTACAGCTACACTGTAGTGACACTGAAACTACCGTGCTCTTGGATTAACTCACATCTGAATTCTCAAGTGGAGCATCAACCAGTGGTTCCATCCGTCGTCAAGATGCTTGCATCTAGTCATGTACATATGTACTTACTAGGGACACTGATTTATTTACAATACCGCACATATATCAATGTTTCCGCttaatacagttatagcatgGCATGAAACTATTATAACAATATGAGATATAAAAATAAATATTTCTTATTATTTGCCTCTAGGGCACTATCCCAACAGTAACGCGAGGGCAGGAGTGCATCCAGTCAACCTAGATTCTTGTCCCCATGGTCTGGTTGGACCTCATGCATTCTACCAACTGCACCCTACAGAGGACTAATATGTATGTACAACATACAGAAAGAAGAGAAGTGTGTGGCTACACTTTGACAGCCAGAGAAATCCCGAAGCTTCCCTTATTCACTATGGCGACCAGTGAGATTTTCAGACCATTTCTTCATGGTATTAGAGCGTGGGGCCGAGTCGGCTGCCGGCAGGTGTGCCAGCGGTGTTGGGTGGTGCGGAGGCAACACTGTGAAGGTAGGGGATCGATCCGATCAGAGAGCTACATAGGATATTGCATTTTGAATGATGCAAAACAAATGGTGATGCAAGTTATTGCATCTTTTTCGAAAACAAAGAGGCACATATATAAACGGTGTTGCGTTTAGTCCACCAATGTTTTCTATTCCCCTTGGTTTCCACCACTACCACCGGTTATAAGTAGAACCAGAAAATGATGTATGAACAAACAAAAATCAGACAGTCTGAGGGAAAGGTTTTATTAGTTTCACAATTATTTCCATACAGAGTGCTGAACATAATCTATTGTGCGCACAACTTCATGGATTGCATGGAAGGGAAGCTCAGATTATTGCAGGCACAAGAAGCTAAACCCCGGTCGGCGCTTCTCCTCCTACGACTGCATCGTTATTTCCCCAGAGGAGGAAATGTGTAGGCTGAAAATACCAATTCATCGAACCAGACATAAGTTGGAGAGCACATATAGGTGAATAATAAAAAAGATCAAAATTGAATGCATGCAATTCCCATCTCTGTACTATGTATATTTCACTTACATCCGCACTTGTAGCCATGCGGGAACGGCTTCTTGCAGAAATTGGCAACATACGCGACCTTGTCCATGCACCATAGCTTCTGTTTCTCCGCGGTGAGACCGGCGCAGAGGCACGGGATGTCCGCCTTCTGCCACACGGCGCAACAAGCATCTGACGGATCCATCTTCGGCTCCGCCGGCCATTGCTGGTACTTGCCGCACTCCCGGATCATGTCCTTCCGGTCACCCTCGCAGCCGTCAGCCGACACGGCCACTGCCATAGCCATGAGGAGGCAACATAAGCACATGAGTTTAGCCATGGCTATTGGTTTTTGTCTCTGCCTTCTCTCTCGGGAAGTTGTTTTGGTTCCTCTGCGATTGTGTGGATGGGTGCACAATTTGTTTGGGATGGTTGGGTTTTTATAGCCTCATTTGCAGACATGATCGTACTATATTagttgtaaatctttataaatcggACCCATACATTAGTTGTATATCTTCATAAATTGAACACATACATTAGTTGTATATCTTAATTAAAGCTATGGCACCACATCAAACAATCTTGAAGATATGGCACCGCATCTTGAAGATATGCACAGAAAACAACATAATTAAGCACTGTCATGCTACATCAGTTGCACATCTATAGGCTAGAACATTACATGATATACTTTAGAAAAAAAAAGCACCGAATCCTGCAAGGAGATGGACACTGGTCACATAAGTTGGTGTATCTTTAGGATACACAATCGCGGAACCAACATCTGAGAACACTGTAAGATCTAGAAGAGAAAGAGAAAGCCCTCCACCTGAGTTGTACTCAAATTTTTTTCCAGTAAGACTTTGCAGCCAATTATAAGATGGGATAAAGTGAACCAGAATTACACGGAGGAACACATGGAGAGCTGCGATTCTATCAGGGGTCGTGTGCATGTTTTAGCCACCGATCCAGTGCTTTAAGATTTGTGCGCTTTATGTTTCATCAAGTTTCAACAAGTTTTTTGTGAACTGCATGGCACTAGACAGAACCAGTGCACAAGAGAGAAAGTGGAGACAAAGCAATAAAAACACGAATCTTAAAGCTAAGGAAGAAAGGAGGTCACTCGGAGAAACTTCAAAGATGGTTGCCTGGCAAGTAGAACCATCACTAGGCAGCGAACCTCTATAATGACAAACACATACACAATAGAGTTTTCATTTTATTCTTAGTTTTTTGTGGATAAATACATGGATATGTATTTTATAGAGAAACTAACATTTCTTAACATGTGAACCATTTTAAATAAGGTGATCATATTTTTTCAAAATGATGGACGATTTTTCAAATGCATGCTTTTTCTAATCTACATGAACATTTTTTTTAGTATAGGTGATTTGCTTTTGCTTGCAGCAAACAATTGTTTTTTTAACCATTTTGAATAACATGAATGTTTTGTAACAGCCGTGAACATACTTTAAAAATACAAACACAATTTTAGTAATGGACGAACAATTTTTTATTTGTTATAtgtgaaaaaaaatccatgtTTCATATTTTCGTAATTACTAAGTTTGTACTATAGATATTATGAACTAAACCTTTTACATAAGTTCAGGATAAGAATAAGACACGTTTTAAGGGCCTGGCCGGCGCTACGAGCGACCCATAGGGGGCCAACAAAGGTTGGTCGCCCTCATTTCACCTACAGAGCATGTGCTAGGATTTCTTACGTCTCTCCCTATGCTGCCGCTGTCGTTGAGCACTCATCGTCTGCCACACCGTCATGGCCAGTGATGGATCTAGAGAATTTGGAACTAGGGTCCATCAATAGATAACATATATTTATAAGAGGTGTGTATATGGTGAGAAAATGCTAAATCACAAAGGAATTATTTTCTACGGGGTATCCGGTGCATCACCTTTGATAGTTGTATTACAACCCCTGCAACCGATCGTGAAGGCCCCGTCGTCCCTCTCAGTGCCTCCCACAACCTCCCTCGCCTCCCTGCTGCCGCttgcactagtagaaaatggggcattagcaccggttcgtaagggcCCGAACGGAACTAAAGGCTCCCTCCTTTAGCATCGGATGTGttgcgaaccggtgctaaaggggtacCTCGTGGCGGCTGCCGAGCGCCCGGGCGGGAGGTTCTTTAGCGCCCGGGCGGTCTGCCGCTGCAGGAAAATGCTCGAAAAGGCTGCCACAGCAGAACCCGCTACCGGtgccattttttatccattttttatccaatttttttctaattattttccactccctcttttttttctattttttcataatttctagtattttagttatttgattgacaagtttagtctctaactacacttaatctctactcaaattacttactcgtggtcatacTTCGCGCtcagtcacccatcctcccacaacTCCAACACTAACACGCTTAACTTTCGAGTTTCTTCccatcccgcttccaagtgcttcgcgtgcATGCTAttaatagtagtatcatatcaatcctattaacatgttggtcacgATATTACACCTTTTTATTGTTTAAATTCGaactaattcttttaataaacaaaagtaatgatgtaataataatcttaaaTATACAAATAAACTATAATTTTTTAGTTTAATTTCTATTAAAAGAAAAAACCtggaaatttgaaaatctaaaattggctataatagtaatctttatgcaggaaggAATTAGTAATTATTTAAAAAATTTAGTATGCAACAAGAAAAGCTATTtccattcggatgtaactttttctcacgatcattttgatatattaaattttttttttcaacGCCGTATGCAACAAGAAAAGCTATTTTacgttttctattttttttttgcaaaaaaagtcgaaattccaATTTGTTAATTTCCCAtaatagtaggttgcgtaacatGCAGGAATctcaaaatattttattttttgaattttctatcagtttttatattttacaaagctaaaaaaAACGATCCAGAGGGGTGTCGAGTGCGTGGGGAGCAAAAAAAAACGTTTTACACTGGATCGTGCCACGAACCGGTtctaatgcaccctttagtctGAGTTCGTAGCTCAACCGGTGTTAAAGCTCCGGGCAGCTCCAAACATAAGCCATGTTATCTACTAGTGTTGAGCCGCCATGACCACCAACTTTTCTACTTCAATTTCGGCGTCCCGCTTTCATCTCCCTCGACTTTGATGCTCGGGAGGAACACCCATATCTCCCATGGTCGCGCCTTCCTCCACTGCTCGCCACCTCATCTTGTTTGACCATGGTTTCATGGGATGCCAACAAGGGCAGCAAGCCCTTCGGCTCCATCGGGAAAGACACATCCTCATCCAATGCGATACAATTTTGTAGGGTTTTCTCGATTGGGATTTTTTAGCGAAATCTCTACGAATTGATATGTGGGTGCGGTGTTGGGGGTTTGAAAGCTGAGTTTAAATATTCTGTCGAAAAGTAAAAGAAAAATATATTAGAAGATTTGGGGTGCTACAGAAAATAGTCAAGTTGAGCAGTATCCGTGAACACAAGATCAATTTAGATGTAACTAAGTTGAAGATGATTGAAATATATGCGCTCGAGAAAGAAATGTGTCTACAATATGTATTCTCTACCTAGTCACGGTTGCAATCATAATTTTAGGATTACATAGATGCACGAAGTAGTAGTTATCTGCACGTTGGAAAATTTGAACTTATCTGAGTTTATTTCTGAAATACAGAAAATGCTGAAATCTGGGATTTAGAGGCACAGTTTACGTGTCCAAACCTGTCAAGAGACTGCATAAAAACCACAGTGTGATAGCATTTGATCTCAATTTTGTGATGTCAATCTGTTCCAGCTAGTTACGTCCCGTCTAGTTTATCATGCTTTGTTTTAAGCACATAGTATTCAATCCATGATGCATCATTTCTGTATAGGCTTCCCCGAGCTCAGTTCACCACCATTACTGGATTCAATTTTATcacattttttttttactttgggAAGAAGAACATTAAACAATAGTAGGATCAATAATGTCAGATGAAATTGGAAAGGAAAAAGGGAGACAAATAAACCCTAACAAGAGAACACACCATGTAATACCATGTAGAGGCAGGAacagccagccaaaaggggacaAAGATACTTGAGGATCAGCAGATGATATGCAAACTGCAGCCATGGCTAAGACTATACGTGGATCAAGAAGCATACTACAGTGAAGTACCGAACATCAGACCTAGGTCACACGTCAGCCTTTCTGGGGGAATCATGGACTCGTATCCGGGGGTTCATACCCTCCTGTAGCAGAGATGTAAGTTGCAAAGGCTACTTGCCTGCCGAGGGGGGGAGAACTACCTAGTATCAAATTCACAAAGCAGCACATTTAGTAGTTgacatctttctttcttgttttcATCGGAAAGGAGAGTTTTCACGTTAAGCAAGAAGAGCTACGAGTTGGAGGGCTATTTCACCAACCGTCACTTCTCCTTTGTATCTGCCGAAGACGCAAGTAGCCACCAATCCGGTTCTCCACTCCAAATAGTCTAGTATGGAATGGCTAGAACGCACAAGGAGAGTAGAAAGTAGCGCAACGAACCACCGATCTAGAGTTGGAAAATAGAGACGGGGTGCCACTTTTAAATAGGGGCAATCCCGAATAGGAATTGAAGGAAAAACAGCCAAGCAGGACACAGAAATCCATCTCAGCTTATAAAGTGATGCCTATCCAGACCCCTAACGGTGTGACGAGGGAAGCAGTTCATATGTCAACTGAGACGATTTCTCCACCGCTCTCTGCAACATGTCCCTTCTGGAGCCACCGGTTTTGAACTTGTTGTAGTCATGAACTGTTGAACTGCTAATCATCATGTCCTTGCTTCAGACCCCAACTTCTTACGCCAAAACACACACATAATCTGTAGTTTGCAAGTAAGACCAGTAAGCAGAAAAATAATAGTCCAGGAATCATTTATGCAATACCTCAATTACAGCACAGGCAGACAGCAGGCCGATAAAACCGAAGGAGGTGTCATGGGAATATCCAACATGAGCACCGAAACCACAATTCAAAACAACTAACCGACCAGTTTTCATCTTGGACCCAGTCTGACTCTCTTTCTCTTGCCTGGTGGTTACCACAAACAGATTGTGATGTCTACTTGAGTGTGGCCAACCTGGCTTCAAGTCCGCCTTCCCGTCTCATGATCAGGAACAATGGAATAACTTATCCCATTCTACTTATCCCTCTGGTGCTCCACCTCAGGCTTAGCTGCAACTATTGCTGTTGTCGATGAACATGGAACTGAAGCAGCAATGTCGCAAAGTAATGATCCGCCAAGTTCCCCAACAAGCTAGATGCATGCTAGACGCATGATCTAGTGACTCGCTCAATGAAAGCAATACATTTGCCTCTGGAGCAGCCCTTTTGAGAAGTTGCCTCCTTTGCCAGGATAGTGAGTTTGTCGGTCTGGGACAAAACACCAATGCATCAGAGATATCCATGTTTATGCAAAAGAACATAATACGAATCTCTGGACTGAATAATAGCATGTGCATCATGAAGAAAATCACATCTTACAAGTAGAATATCTTAC
Coding sequences within it:
- the LOC127338157 gene encoding uncharacterized protein, which encodes MAKLMCLCCLLMAMAVAVSADGCEGDRKDMIRECGKYQQWPAEPKMDPSDACCAVWQKADIPCLCAGLTAEKQKLWCMDKVAYVANFCKKPFPHGYKCGSYTFPPLGK